A genomic stretch from Bacillus sp. N1-1 includes:
- a CDS encoding DUF1659 domain-containing protein translates to MATASLMDTQLRLVLEIGVDENGKSIFRSKNFNNVKTSATPDALFAVALALAPLQQHNLFAVERNDSSDLQA, encoded by the coding sequence ATGGCAACAGCATCTCTCATGGATACGCAGCTTCGCCTGGTTCTTGAAATAGGAGTTGATGAAAACGGCAAGTCGATCTTTCGTAGCAAGAACTTCAATAACGTGAAAACATCCGCTACGCCCGATGCGCTCTTCGCGGTCGCATTAGCGCTAGCACCGCTTCAACAGCACAACCTGTTTGCAGTTGAGCGAAATGACTCTTCTGACCTTCAGGCGTAA
- a CDS encoding DUF2922 domain-containing protein, giving the protein MAKTLELQFNTRDNKPFSITLTDPVEPVNPVTIAAAMDAIITQNCFTTSGGDVVAKKGARIIERNENDIIIG; this is encoded by the coding sequence ATGGCGAAAACACTTGAACTTCAATTCAATACGCGTGACAACAAGCCATTTTCCATCACACTGACTGATCCAGTTGAACCCGTAAATCCAGTAACCATTGCCGCAGCAATGGATGCGATCATCACGCAAAACTGCTTCACAACAAGCGGTGGTGATGTTGTGGCTAAGAAAGGCGCGCGCATCATTGAACGGAACGAAAACGACATTATCATTGGCTAA
- a CDS encoding plasmid pRiA4b ORF-3 family protein, whose product MLIQCTKKLLQELKVDVATEVDEDPLHSWHANLIKLGRKKVVVFTNDQNRYAIVLYGVIAKDLKKLDQLLLQGIERTFEAEGIKQEIIDQLIQNAGQTSYAKTKNPTTVARLNKACENVEFGEDMIDHDSLFQEELCQWVSSMMYGDGKNSYVHPNEELYKDLEKLSGGPIFSTEAVELKVTLELRDHSVWRRLRVPTNTTFSRFHRILQAAFGWMDSHLYDFMVYSTENEQPLVNLVSSKHAFEFQGETPMVLESEKKLSDYLPARIVYTYDYGDHWVHEIKVEKIIENVHSNDPVCLDGEGNAPPEDVGGEGGFEEFLHIIRDPNHPDYDHMVNWGASQGYKPFNQDEVNFWLKK is encoded by the coding sequence ATGCTAATTCAATGCACCAAGAAATTATTGCAAGAATTAAAGGTTGATGTTGCGACGGAGGTAGATGAAGATCCGCTACATTCCTGGCATGCTAATTTGATTAAACTTGGTCGTAAGAAGGTCGTGGTTTTTACTAATGACCAAAACCGCTATGCGATTGTGCTATACGGTGTGATAGCAAAAGATCTCAAGAAGTTGGACCAACTTCTGCTTCAAGGAATTGAACGAACGTTTGAAGCGGAAGGGATTAAGCAAGAGATCATTGATCAGTTGATTCAGAACGCAGGGCAGACTTCTTATGCAAAAACAAAAAATCCGACAACTGTTGCAAGATTAAACAAAGCTTGTGAAAATGTGGAATTCGGTGAAGATATGATTGATCATGATTCGCTTTTTCAAGAGGAGTTGTGTCAGTGGGTAAGCAGTATGATGTATGGCGATGGAAAAAATAGCTACGTTCATCCAAATGAGGAATTATATAAGGATCTAGAGAAGCTTTCAGGTGGCCCGATTTTTAGTACGGAGGCCGTTGAACTAAAAGTGACGCTGGAACTTAGGGATCATTCCGTTTGGCGTAGGCTAAGGGTTCCGACGAATACAACTTTCTCCCGTTTTCATCGCATCCTACAAGCTGCATTCGGATGGATGGATAGCCACCTTTATGATTTTATGGTTTACTCGACTGAAAATGAGCAGCCGCTCGTGAACTTAGTCAGCAGTAAACATGCTTTTGAGTTTCAGGGGGAGACGCCAATGGTTTTAGAATCAGAGAAGAAGCTTTCGGATTACCTGCCTGCTCGAATCGTTTACACGTATGACTATGGTGATCACTGGGTGCATGAAATTAAGGTTGAGAAAATTATCGAAAATGTTCATTCTAATGATCCTGTTTGCCTTGATGGGGAAGGAAATGCCCCGCCTGAGGACGTTGGTGGAGAAGGCGGTTTTGAGGAGTTTCTCCATATTATTCGTGATCCCAATCATCCTGACTATGATCATATGGTGAATTGGGGTGCCTCTCAAGGGTATAAGCCGTTTAATCAGGATGAGGTTAATTTTTGGTTGAAGAAATAA
- a CDS encoding PAS domain-containing sensor histidine kinase, whose translation MSYEKYYGRIPLPLFVVDLQGSVIYANGEGKKILPEDENKESYRIDQIWMIDHSAHHFMKELNCSSTENPVEIVFTSVLDKEAHLIEISYLEENLMLFVCMKTLTSNHEENMKQELSELHLKHDFLIAENPDGIIFVDPDGRITDINQSLQFMIGYEKCEIIHTYEHNISFQELKRIKYYTNKALRGKAQVYETSITHKNGDLIYIEVKTIPIKIHQSYIGAYNILKDITAYKLAQQEAFKQEELLRSLINSMPEFVVFQNHDGRILEMNQYAKKLFNLEGQEVVGKTFTEIGSTEWDAIPFLKEAFPSELTKHNASNIQFEHQLLHNGEERTFDIVKAAGPLGEGKRGYLISIGRDSTHRKKVEEDLIETKELLESIFSNSADGISVITLNGEVLKTNLAFQRLYGYSEEEMPLNMMEFYPDGNRDEAKSICDTVTSGKEIIGYEDVRKHKDGRLLEVSVTYSPLRDQDGNVLAISAFTRYIGDRKRTEELLIRSEKLSVIGQLAAAVAHEVRNPLTAVKGFIQLYKDKIDGEIHELMLSEMNRTENIISEFLSLAKPQAVTYQQANVTTLICETLSIMDSQARINNVCIKKDLQEALDFVECEVNQIKQVLINLIKNGIESMPGGGELTIQTSQEDETFRIAISDQGVGISEERLKHLGDPFFSNKEAGTGLGLVVCYKIVHEHGGRIEFDSELGVGTTVSVLLPLKPLKVPVTTRDL comes from the coding sequence CAGAAGATGAGAATAAAGAAAGTTATCGTATTGATCAGATATGGATGATCGATCATTCTGCTCACCATTTTATGAAGGAACTCAACTGTTCTTCAACAGAAAATCCGGTCGAAATTGTCTTCACTTCGGTTTTGGACAAGGAAGCTCATCTTATTGAAATTTCCTATCTGGAAGAAAATCTTATGCTTTTCGTTTGTATGAAAACATTAACCTCGAATCATGAAGAAAATATGAAGCAAGAGTTGAGTGAACTACACTTAAAACATGACTTTCTAATTGCTGAAAACCCGGACGGAATTATTTTTGTTGACCCGGATGGACGCATTACGGATATTAATCAATCTCTTCAATTTATGATTGGCTATGAAAAGTGCGAAATCATCCATACATATGAACACAATATTTCATTTCAAGAATTAAAAAGAATAAAATATTATACGAATAAAGCATTGCGAGGAAAAGCACAAGTCTATGAAACAAGCATTACTCATAAAAATGGGGATCTTATTTATATCGAAGTTAAAACGATTCCAATTAAGATTCATCAGTCGTACATCGGTGCCTATAACATTTTAAAAGATATTACTGCTTACAAATTGGCACAGCAAGAAGCGTTTAAACAAGAAGAACTTCTTCGTTCTCTTATCAACTCTATGCCGGAATTTGTCGTTTTTCAAAACCATGATGGCCGGATACTAGAGATGAATCAATATGCGAAGAAACTATTTAACTTAGAAGGACAGGAGGTAGTCGGCAAAACGTTTACGGAAATTGGGAGTACAGAGTGGGATGCTATTCCCTTTTTAAAAGAGGCGTTTCCATCTGAGCTAACAAAGCACAATGCATCTAATATTCAATTCGAACATCAGCTTTTACATAATGGAGAAGAACGAACGTTTGATATTGTCAAAGCAGCCGGTCCTTTAGGCGAAGGAAAAAGAGGTTATCTGATTTCGATTGGTCGCGATAGCACACACCGGAAGAAGGTAGAAGAGGATTTAATTGAAACGAAAGAGCTTTTGGAGTCGATCTTTTCTAATAGTGCCGACGGAATTTCTGTTATTACGTTAAATGGAGAAGTGTTAAAAACGAACTTAGCATTTCAACGACTTTATGGGTATTCTGAAGAGGAAATGCCCCTAAATATGATGGAGTTTTATCCTGATGGAAATCGTGATGAAGCAAAGTCTATTTGTGATACGGTGACAAGTGGGAAAGAGATCATTGGTTATGAAGACGTTCGAAAGCATAAAGATGGCAGGTTATTGGAGGTTAGCGTAACGTACTCTCCGCTTAGAGATCAGGATGGAAATGTGCTCGCGATATCGGCGTTTACGAGATATATCGGTGATCGAAAACGTACGGAAGAATTGTTAATTCGTTCCGAAAAGCTGTCCGTTATCGGTCAACTTGCGGCCGCCGTTGCTCATGAGGTTCGTAATCCATTAACGGCAGTAAAAGGGTTTATTCAATTATACAAAGATAAAATTGATGGAGAAATTCATGAGTTGATGCTGTCTGAGATGAATCGAACCGAAAACATCATATCAGAGTTTTTATCACTTGCGAAGCCACAAGCTGTCACATATCAACAGGCAAATGTCACAACGCTTATTTGTGAGACGTTATCGATTATGGATTCGCAGGCGCGTATAAACAATGTATGTATCAAGAAAGACCTTCAAGAAGCACTTGATTTTGTGGAGTGTGAAGTGAATCAAATCAAACAGGTCTTAATCAACCTGATTAAAAATGGGATTGAGTCGATGCCAGGTGGAGGAGAACTAACGATTCAAACGAGTCAAGAAGATGAGACTTTCCGAATAGCTATCTCCGATCAGGGTGTAGGTATTTCGGAAGAACGTCTAAAGCATTTGGGTGATCCCTTCTTCTCGAATAAGGAAGCTGGAACAGGATTAGGATTAGTGGTTTGCTATAAAATCGTTCACGAGCACGGTGGACGGATTGAATTTGATAGTGAACTAGGAGTAGGGACTACTGTTAGTGTGTTGTTGCCTTTAAAGCCTTTGAAGGTGCCTGTCACCACCCGGGATTTGTAA